The window GACAGGCAGTAATATTTGATTTATTGATAGTCTCTGGGTAAGCCAACGCGTCGCTGGACAGTAGTTGGCTCCTTTCAACTACTGGAGTTAGTCCTAAGCGTGAGCTCAACTCTCTCAATTGATGCCATGGGCGGGGATTTCGGTCCTCAAGTTACCGTGCCTGCCTCACTGGCCTGTTTAAAAAAAAATCCGGATTTAAATCTGATCATGGTTGGCGATGAAGCGGTTCTTGGTAACTTGCTATCCCAAGCGCTGGTCGAATTTAAAGGTCGGATCAGTATTCAACACGCCTCGCAAGTTGTCGAAATGGACGAAGCGCCGCAAAAAGCCTTGAAGAACAAAAAAGATTCTTCCATGCGCGTGGCGATAAATCTGGTACAGGAAGGCAAGGCCGACGCCTGCGTCAGCGCCGGCAACACTGGAGCATTGATGGCAACAGCCCGTTTTGTGCTGAAAATGATTCCCGGCATCGAACGCCCGGCGATCATTTCCACGCTGCCGTCTACTTTCGGCCACACCCACATGCTGGACCTGGGCGCCAATGTCGACTCCAGCGCCGAACATCTGTACCAATTTGCCGTCATGGGCGAAGAAGTGGTCAAGGCCGTGGAAAACATCGAGCGTCCGCGTATCGGCTTGCTGAACATCGGCGAAGAAGATATGAAAGGCAACGAGCAGGTCAAAGCCGCCGCTAAATTACTGGAAAACTCCGGGCTAAATTATATCGGTTATGTAGAAGGCAACTCGATCAACGCCGGCAGCGTCAAAGTCGATTTGATCGTCGCCGACGGTTTCGTGGGTAACGTGGCCCTGAAATCGATCGAAGGCGCGGCAAAAATGATAGGCGGCAAACTGAAAGACAGTTTTTCGCAAAACTGGCTGACCAAATTAGCCGGCCTGATTGCTTATCCTGTTTTAAAGCGCTTCAAAGACAGCATAGACCCGCGCCTCTATAACGGCGCCAGTTTCATCGGCCTGCGCGGCCTGGTTATCAAAAGCCACGGCGGTGCCGATGCTTTGGCTTTCGAAACTGCCATCCATTTGGCGGAAGTAGAAGTGGCGCAGGGCGTTATTCGTAAAATCAGCGAAAAACTAGAACTCGCGCTGACCCAAAAGGTTGATGAATGACACGCTGGACTCATGTGATCGGTACGGGCGGCTATCTGCCCGAAACCATACGCACCAATGACGAAATCTCCGCCACGGTGGACACATCCGACAGCTGGATCTATGAAAGAACCGGCATCAAAAGTCGCCGCATAGCCGGCCCCGACGAAACCGCTTCCAGCATGGCGGAAATCGCCGCCAGACAAGCTATTGAAATGGCCGGGATTGCCGCTGATGACATTGACATGATCATCGTGGCCACCGGCACGCCGGATCGCGTCTATCCCAGCACCGCCTGCCTATTGCAGGAACGCCTGGGCATCAAGCAATGCGTCGGTTTCGATATTCAGGCAGCCTGCTCGGGTTCCGTTTACGGTTTAAGCATCGCCGATCAATACCTGAAAACCGGTTTTGCCAAAAACGTACTGGTGGTGGGCACGGAAATTTGCTCACGCATTGTCGATTGGACCGACCGCGGCACCTGCATCCTGTTCGGCGACGGCGCCGGCGCGATTTTGCTGACCTCCAGCGATAAGCCGGGCATATTGTCCACGCATATCCACTCCGATGGCGGCTACGAAGATTTATTGTATTGCCCCAATCCGCAAGTAGCGGCAGTGGCTAAACAAAACGAGCCAGCTTACATCAGTATGCGCGGCAACGAAGTGTTCAAGGTCGCCGTCAACACGCTGGGCCGAATTGTCGATGAAACCTTGGAAGCCAACGGCTTACAGCAAAGCGACATTGATTGGCTGGTGCCGCATCAAGCCAACACGCGCATTATCGCCGCCACTGCCAAAAAACTGGGCATGTCCATGGATCAAGTGATTCTGACCCTGGAAAACCAAGGCAACACCTCCTCCGCCTCCGTGTTATTGGCGTTTAACGAAGGTGTGCGCGACGGCCGCATTCAACGCGGACAAACCGTATTAATGGAAGCTTTTGGAGCCGGCTTTACCTGGGGTTCCGCATTAATTAGGTACTAAACATGACGACGATAGAACAAAGTTACAATCTGGCATTCGTATTTCCCGGACAAGGCTCGCAAGCTGTCGGCATGCTGGGCACGCTGGCCGCCGCCAACCCATTGGTCAAGCAAACTTTCGAACAAGCTTCCGACGTGCTGGGTTTCGATCTGTGGAATATGGTCGCGAACGGCCCGGACACCGACTTGAACCAAACACATAACACCCAGCCGGCTATGCTGGCGGCCGGCGTTGCGGTATGGCGGGCCTGGTGCGAAAAATCCGACATCAAACCCGCCTGGATGGCCGGCCACAGCTTGGGTGAATACACCGCCCTGGTCTGCTCGGGCGCGTTGGGCTATGAAGACGCCATTCGTCTGGTGGCCGAGCGCGGTCGACTGATGCAGGAAGCGGTACCGACAGGAAAAGGCGCGATGGCGGCTATTCTGGGCCTGGAAGATCATCAAGTCGTCAATACCTGCGCCGAAGTCGCCAATGGCGACATCGTCGCCGCCGCCAATTTCAACGCGCCTGGCCAAGTCGTCATCGCCGGCGAAACCGCTGCGGTGGAACGCGCGATGGAAGCCTTGAAGGCACTCGGCGCCAAACGCGCATTAAAGTTGCCGGTTAGTGTGCCGTCCCACTGCGCTCTGATGGAAGCCGCGTCCGACAAGCTAAACGAAATACTGCAAGGCCTTAACGTCGAGATGCCGAATAGCACGCTGATCCACAACGCCGACGTCAAATCGCACGGTTCGCCGGAAGTGATTCGCTACGCGTTGAAAGAACAATTATTCAAACCGGTACGTTGGGTGGAAAGCGTCAAATTCATGCACGAACAAGGCGTTACCGCCTTTGTCGAATGCGGACCCGGCAAAGTATTAGTCGGCTTAAACAAACGCATAGCGCCGGATGCCGCGCATTACACACTATACGACCCCGAAACCATCAACAACGTTGTGGAGCAACTCCGTGGATAAAAAACTCGCCATTGTTACCGGCGCCAGCCGCGGCATAGGCCGGGCCATTGCCGAAAAGTTAGTAGCCGACGGTTTTTTTGTCGTCGGTACCGCCACCTCAGACAGCGGCGCGGAGGCTATTTCCGCTTATCTGGGCGAGAACGGCAAAGGCTACAAACTCAATGTCGCCGACGCCGCCGACATCGAAAGCTTTATAAAAACCACCGGCGACGCCTACGGCACCCCAGCAGTATTGGTCAACAACGCCGGCATCACCCGCGACAACTTGTTGATGCGGATGAAAGACGAGGAATGGGACGACATTATCAACACCAACCTGACCTCGATCTTCCGGATGAGCAAAGCCGTGTTGCGCGCTATGATGAAAGTCCGTTACGGCCGCATCATCAACATTTCATCTGTCGTGGGCTCCACCGGCAATGCCGGTCAAGCCAACTACGCGGCGGCCAAGGCTGGAATGATCGGCTTTGCTAAATCCATGGCTAAAGAAGTCGGTTCGCGCGGCATCACCGTAAATACCGTATCACCCGGATTTATCGATACCGATATGACTAAGGAACTGTCGGAAGACATTAAGAATGCGCTGCTGGGTTCGATTGCGCTGGGCCGTTTGGGTCAGCCGGAAGAAATTGCCCATGCGGTGTCTTTCCTGGCCTCCGAGCAAGCCTCCTACATCACCGGCGAAACTTTGCATGTGAATGGCGGCATGTACATGCCTTAAAGGCGGCAACGTTTCTCCAGACCCAAAAAAGGCCGGCAATCCATAAGATTGCCGGCCTTTTTGTTAGCTTTGAACTAACCGCGCTGCAACACCATCGCCACCGCCGCCGCCCGCGTGGAAACACCCAATTTTTCGAATATATGTTCCAGATGTTTATTCACCGTTCTGGGACTGGTGGTGAGGATGATACCGATCTCCTTATTGGTTTTGCCGCGGGCAATCCACATCAAAATCTCGGCCTCGCGAAACGTCAGCTTCAGTTTGTCGCGCAGGGTTTCCGGCGTCCATTGCGCGTCTTCCCGTTGCAACAGCAGCAGATATTCATCCGGATTCTGACAGGCGCTGACTCTAAGCGTAAAACCCGGCGCCAAACGATGTGCCTCGGATTCGGCTTCCGCATCATTTCGCCCGCTTTGCCGCAACCAGCGTTGAAACCAGCCCCGCAGCGACTCCGGGAGCATGTCATTCGCAGCCCGAGCCAATCCCTGCAATTCGCAAAAATCATCCAGCCATTCTTTAGCTGCCGGCGTCAACCATACGATACGGCCGAGTGCGTCTGCGGCTATAGCGGCAAAATCGTGATGGTCCAGCAAGCTCTCGGCCCGCCGTAAATTACGGGTTTGCGTCAAATGTACTTCAATGCGCGCCAGCACTTCCGCCGGCCGAATTGGCTTAACGATGTAGTCCAACGCCCCTTCGCCAAAGCCGCGCAGCAAATCGTCCAGCTCGCTCAAACCGGTCATGAACAACACCGGAATCGGCGCGGTCGTCGGATCGGCTTTCAGCCGGCTGCAGGTCTCGAAGCCGTCTATGCCCGGCATCATCACATCCAACAAAATGATGTCGGGTTTGACGTATTGAATCTGTTCGATGGCCGAACAACCGTCAGTAGCCACCAATACCCGATAATTGGCTTCGGACAGCGTATCGGACAACAGGGCCAGATTGCCGGGTGTGTCGTCGACTATCAACACCGTGCCATTGCTGGCGGATACGTCCATCATCGGGACACCTCCTGTTTGTGCATATTCAAAAGCTTCCTGATTTCGCCCACCCGAAACTGGTTGGCTAAAACCATCAGCTTCGCAAAGAAGGCGCTGTAGCGCGGCTCGGTTTGACCGAGTTGTGCCAGTACTTTCTTCAAGCCCAACAAGTCGCCGATTCGTACATATTCCACGCAGGCTTGCAACAATTCCGGCGGCGGCACCAGCATCGGTTCGGGTAGTTTTTCGGAAACCGCCGGCGCGGCGTCGTCTTGATAGATCCAGGCCAGCGACAAATATAGCTTCAGCTTGCTCATCAGCTGCGGCACCTGAATAGGCTTGGACAGAAAATCGTTGCAGCCGGCATTTAACACCGCCAGCCGATCACCGGGATAGGCATTGGCGCTCAGCACCACAATCGGCATGTGTAAACCGCGCTCGCGCAGACGCATCGCGGTTTCTATACCGTCTATACCGCTCATGGAAATATCCAGCAAGATCAAATCGGGTTGCTGTTCCACCACTTTCTCCAAGCAAGCCTCGCCGGAATCGGCCTCTTCCAGATAAAACCCCAATGGCTCGAGCAAGGACAACAATAACTCCCGATGTTCTCGCTGGTCGTCCACCACCATGATCCGCCGGCGCGCGCCTTGATAGCCAATGACAGGCCCGTGCGATTCGGTTTCATTTTCTACACCCAAACTCGGCAACAACAGCCTTACGCTGAACGTAGAACCCTCGCCCACTCGGCTTTGCACCGTCAACTCGCCACCCATCACCTCAGTTAAAATTTTGCTGATGGTCAGCCCCAAACCGCTACCTGACACCGCATTGCCGGTCGGTGTATCCAGCCGCGTGAAGGGCTGAAAAATATTTTGCAATTGCTGCTCGTCAATACCGCTACCGGTATCCGACACCAGGAAGCTGGCGACGCCGCTGCTGTAACCGATCCGAAACACCACACCGCCCTGACTGGTGAACTTGACGGCATTGCCCAGCAAATTCATCAAGATTTGCCCTACCCGCTTTTCATCGCCGCGTATCCGTTGCGGCAGCACTGTGGTCAGCTGGCAATTGAAACTCAAGCCTTTGTCTTCTGCTTGCGCTTTGAAAACATGTACCAGATGTTCGATAAACCCTGGAAAATCGATGGGCTGGTATTTAAAATCGAATTTGCGTGCCTCGATCCGGGCAATATCCAGAATATCCTCGATCAGCGCACTCAAGTGCTCGCCGCTGCGTTTCAAAGTGTCCACCGCCTGCCGGCGGTTTTCCGGGATATTCGGGTCCTGATTTAAAATGTGGGCGTAGCCGACAATGCTGTTCAGCGGCGAGCGGATCTCGTGGCTCATATTGCTCAAGAATCGGCTCTTGGCCTGATTGGCGGCGTCGGCCATCCGCCGGGCCTGCTGCAACTTCAGATCGGTTTGCTTGTGTTGTTCGATTTCCTGCAGCAGCAATTGGGTTTGCTTGGCGGTTTCCTCATGCGCCACCCGCCGGCTCTCCGCGTTCAAAATCAGCCACCAGGTACAAAGGCCGATAAACACCAGCAAGGATGCATAAATTTTCAGGAAGTTGTTGATCAACAAGCCAAAGGCCGGTTGATTCTGTCGGACGCTCAGTAAATCCTGGTAATAAATGATGCTGATAAATATCCCGGTCAGAATCGTCAGAAAACCGAACAATAGCCCAAAGCGCAACAGCCGCAAACGCGCGGTGATGCCGATAAAATCCGGCATCAAAGTCCTGGCTAGACTCTCCAAATAGTCATCAAAGCGAA of the Methylomonas sp. MK1 genome contains:
- a CDS encoding response regulator transcription factor produces the protein MMDVSASNGTVLIVDDTPGNLALLSDTLSEANYRVLVATDGCSAIEQIQYVKPDIILLDVMMPGIDGFETCSRLKADPTTAPIPVLFMTGLSELDDLLRGFGEGALDYIVKPIRPAEVLARIEVHLTQTRNLRRAESLLDHHDFAAIAADALGRIVWLTPAAKEWLDDFCELQGLARAANDMLPESLRGWFQRWLRQSGRNDAEAESEAHRLAPGFTLRVSACQNPDEYLLLLQREDAQWTPETLRDKLKLTFREAEILMWIARGKTNKEIGIILTTSPRTVNKHLEHIFEKLGVSTRAAAVAMVLQRG
- the fabD gene encoding ACP S-malonyltransferase is translated as MTTIEQSYNLAFVFPGQGSQAVGMLGTLAAANPLVKQTFEQASDVLGFDLWNMVANGPDTDLNQTHNTQPAMLAAGVAVWRAWCEKSDIKPAWMAGHSLGEYTALVCSGALGYEDAIRLVAERGRLMQEAVPTGKGAMAAILGLEDHQVVNTCAEVANGDIVAAANFNAPGQVVIAGETAAVERAMEALKALGAKRALKLPVSVPSHCALMEAASDKLNEILQGLNVEMPNSTLIHNADVKSHGSPEVIRYALKEQLFKPVRWVESVKFMHEQGVTAFVECGPGKVLVGLNKRIAPDAAHYTLYDPETINNVVEQLRG
- the plsX gene encoding phosphate acyltransferase PlsX; this encodes MSSTLSIDAMGGDFGPQVTVPASLACLKKNPDLNLIMVGDEAVLGNLLSQALVEFKGRISIQHASQVVEMDEAPQKALKNKKDSSMRVAINLVQEGKADACVSAGNTGALMATARFVLKMIPGIERPAIISTLPSTFGHTHMLDLGANVDSSAEHLYQFAVMGEEVVKAVENIERPRIGLLNIGEEDMKGNEQVKAAAKLLENSGLNYIGYVEGNSINAGSVKVDLIVADGFVGNVALKSIEGAAKMIGGKLKDSFSQNWLTKLAGLIAYPVLKRFKDSIDPRLYNGASFIGLRGLVIKSHGGADALAFETAIHLAEVEVAQGVIRKISEKLELALTQKVDE
- a CDS encoding beta-ketoacyl-ACP synthase III, which encodes MTRWTHVIGTGGYLPETIRTNDEISATVDTSDSWIYERTGIKSRRIAGPDETASSMAEIAARQAIEMAGIAADDIDMIIVATGTPDRVYPSTACLLQERLGIKQCVGFDIQAACSGSVYGLSIADQYLKTGFAKNVLVVGTEICSRIVDWTDRGTCILFGDGAGAILLTSSDKPGILSTHIHSDGGYEDLLYCPNPQVAAVAKQNEPAYISMRGNEVFKVAVNTLGRIVDETLEANGLQQSDIDWLVPHQANTRIIAATAKKLGMSMDQVILTLENQGNTSSASVLLAFNEGVRDGRIQRGQTVLMEAFGAGFTWGSALIRY
- a CDS encoding hybrid sensor histidine kinase/response regulator, whose product is MKAIHQNITKIRRDYNALVANETLEDYALRYAPRSFRKWSEFQVANTAFGSTSFLVLEAIGGFLSINYGFTNACWAILIVGIVIFITSLPISYYAARYHIDIDLLTRAAGFGYIGSTVTSLIYASFTFTLFALEASIMSLAIELYFQIPLAVAHVLSAVIVIPLVTFGITTISRMQLWTQPIWLALLIAPYIAVAHAEPEALMTLKTYFWIAGSGEGFDWLLFGTATTVAFSMVAQIGEQVDFLRFMPDKTKANKFKWWAAMLAAGPGWIVFGVLRQIAGALLAHLAIRHGISPQHAHEPTQMYLVAYNELFENPQWALATTTLFVVLSQIKINVTNAYAGSLAWSNFFSRLTHSHPGRVVWLLFNVLIALLLMEFGVFGALEKVLGLFSNMSIAWISAVAAELMINKPLGLSPKEIEFKRAYLSDLNPVGMVATFVASVVSILAYVGLFGEWPKAFSAFIALGFSFVLVPVIAMCCAGKHYLARDRKKHNRKSHDKCSICENEFEHDDMAYCPAYAGSICSLCCTLDARCLDACKPGFRFDDYLESLARTLMPDFIGITARLRLLRFGLLFGFLTILTGIFISIIYYQDLLSVRQNQPAFGLLINNFLKIYASLLVFIGLCTWWLILNAESRRVAHEETAKQTQLLLQEIEQHKQTDLKLQQARRMADAANQAKSRFLSNMSHEIRSPLNSIVGYAHILNQDPNIPENRRQAVDTLKRSGEHLSALIEDILDIARIEARKFDFKYQPIDFPGFIEHLVHVFKAQAEDKGLSFNCQLTTVLPQRIRGDEKRVGQILMNLLGNAVKFTSQGGVVFRIGYSSGVASFLVSDTGSGIDEQQLQNIFQPFTRLDTPTGNAVSGSGLGLTISKILTEVMGGELTVQSRVGEGSTFSVRLLLPSLGVENETESHGPVIGYQGARRRIMVVDDQREHRELLLSLLEPLGFYLEEADSGEACLEKVVEQQPDLILLDISMSGIDGIETAMRLRERGLHMPIVVLSANAYPGDRLAVLNAGCNDFLSKPIQVPQLMSKLKLYLSLAWIYQDDAAPAVSEKLPEPMLVPPPELLQACVEYVRIGDLLGLKKVLAQLGQTEPRYSAFFAKLMVLANQFRVGEIRKLLNMHKQEVSR
- the fabG gene encoding 3-oxoacyl-ACP reductase FabG, yielding MDKKLAIVTGASRGIGRAIAEKLVADGFFVVGTATSDSGAEAISAYLGENGKGYKLNVADAADIESFIKTTGDAYGTPAVLVNNAGITRDNLLMRMKDEEWDDIINTNLTSIFRMSKAVLRAMMKVRYGRIINISSVVGSTGNAGQANYAAAKAGMIGFAKSMAKEVGSRGITVNTVSPGFIDTDMTKELSEDIKNALLGSIALGRLGQPEEIAHAVSFLASEQASYITGETLHVNGGMYMP